A genome region from uncultured Roseibium sp. includes the following:
- the coaE gene encoding dephospho-CoA kinase (Dephospho-CoA kinase (CoaE) performs the final step in coenzyme A biosynthesis.) translates to MIKLGLTGSIGMGKSTTAKMFAAMGIPCHDADAMVHRLYAGRAAPLIEAEFPGTVVDGKVDRTLLSPHVIGKPEAMRRLEAIVHPLVHEEEKTFLQKAGAEGKRIVVLDIPLLFETGGERRVHASVVVTADAEIQKARVLARDGMTEDRFNAIIAKQMPDLEKRRRAHFLIDTGLGLEAAERSVAAVLRAVAGMV, encoded by the coding sequence ATGATCAAGCTCGGCCTTACCGGATCCATCGGCATGGGCAAGTCGACCACGGCGAAGATGTTCGCCGCCATGGGTATCCCCTGCCATGATGCGGATGCGATGGTGCACCGCCTTTATGCGGGTCGCGCAGCACCCTTGATCGAGGCCGAATTTCCCGGAACGGTGGTTGACGGCAAGGTCGACCGAACCCTGCTCTCGCCTCATGTCATTGGCAAGCCCGAAGCGATGAGACGCCTGGAGGCGATTGTTCATCCGCTTGTCCATGAGGAAGAAAAGACTTTTCTTCAAAAGGCCGGGGCTGAGGGCAAGCGGATCGTTGTCCTCGATATACCCCTTCTGTTCGAAACCGGCGGTGAGCGCCGGGTCCATGCGTCAGTCGTCGTGACGGCCGATGCTGAAATCCAGAAAGCGCGGGTACTTGCCCGGGACGGTATGACCGAGGATCGGTTCAATGCGATCATCGCAAAACAGATGCCGGATTTGGAAAAACGCCGCAGGGCGCATTTCCTGATCGATACCGGTTTGGGGCTGGAAGCGGCCGAACGCTCGGTGGCTGCGGTGTTGAGAGCTGTTGCCGGGATGGTTTGA